aattgagcataaatgtttttccacatactttgttacccaaaacgtgtttgacccatgtttcacactcgctctgatcttccatccacaaccgctaacccgacatattgccacaaggagagtttttgttgatttgtatattctgaaagaaaacctacccctcactgctgtcaaccgcagctctgaaagcagtgcatccttgctaacaaaactctggttgacatagatgctggtacaatccgattttcctccttcaatagcatttgtcttagcatatgtctttcaatttcttcaaaacaaatattatcatcatcttcctcgtcctcatctagaacctttccataaagactgtaatccccaccattctgatccgtttcaccaacaatagtgttatcagcatcctcctccccattttcctcctccccattttcctcctccccatcttgattttcatcttcaacagactcattatcaccaacatcttcaaaacattcatcagcctcatcattatcaccaacatcttcttcccattcaccagcttcatcattatcaccaacatcttcttcccattcaccagcttcatcattatcaccagcttcttctcttttctctgaaaccgtttccaccttgctgcggcttgatacacaaagacatactctatgcgttttgagtatctcgagcaagtttcgaacttgtctatcacttgtaacatgaatgggaggactgcttggagtcatcatcatttctgctggtaatgagtagctaatctccacagtcactgatctcatgtccaggttataatcttcttgagccattgcaacaagttcagcatgtgttgaatcttcattcaataaaaacaatcttgctcctttgagatcatcaaccacaaaatcccaacggaaatctctcaacaaccattctccatacactgcatgtaacttaaaaatcatctgcaaatattcaaaataaaacacattagtaaacatagagaaaatgaagaagttcaacaaacattatcgcagacgacttagatttaagtcgtccagaagacttaaaggtaagtcgtctaaagaggtcacttttgcaattgaaaattaaaagggacgacttaattctaagtcgtccggctttgtttgttaaaaaaaaaaattcagacgacttatatataagtcgtctacgaaaaacgggctagttttgcatttgaccgaatcgtgtcagatctttgactatttctggacgacttataaatcagtcgtctctggaaagtaaaaattttcaatattttattcaaactagacgacttacacgtaagtcgtcccaggttagttttgtaattgaaaaataaaacttgaaattaaactttctccagacgacttaactaaaagtcgtccagctagacgacttaatttaaggtcgtccgggataagcaaggtttggacgacttaattgggaaaaattctggacgactttgctttccccggacgactttaaattaagtcttctgacgggacgactttatattatgtcgtctggtaaaaattaaattatgaagttttatttttcaactacaaaactaacctaagacgacttacacgtaagtcgtctagtttaataaaatattgaaattttaactttccgagagacgactgaattataagtcgtccagaaatagtcaaagatctgacacgattcggtcaaatgcaaaactagcctgtttctcgtagacgacttatatataagtcgtctggactgttttttttcaccaaacaaagctggacgacttagtttaagtcgtccgtttgaccagaagactcatcagtaagtcttctacatacagatgacttacttgtaagtcttctacgcgaacagattttgaaaaaaaattcaaattcgtaccttcaactaggtgagatgactttgtttgcacacagggtcttctccaaccacccagaacctcaaacgaaagcaaccgtaagtcaaaacgaaagaaatatggctccaaacaattttgaatcaaaagcttcagttttttggatgaatatggagagaaagtgaaagaaatgttgtttttagttcataacaattgaaacagagagagtgtaaagagatttacgtgcattaaagggcattaaaagctccaaacagttcgtacaaggttgttcccactattcatggcagtggcaatattgtaaatacttgaagaaaatgaggttgagacagtaaagaagccattttcgaaaaaaaaaaaaaaaaagggttaatggcattttcgtagataaaatgcagatgtggggttaaaaactcaaaaaaaaaatgagtcaaaagaaaaggttagttttctgtttgaattcaagttttgagtcacttttgcaataagcccaaCAAAATATTCATCTTATTTATAGTCTTCTACTCCGTTCTTGATTCTCTACTTCTAATCTCAAAGCAGTCGCGCTGTGTATCCACACAAAGTCACTGTTATGTTCACATATGGACGCAGCTTGGCACTGGTACATTGCAAGGCATGTCACTTATCAGGCTTCCTAGAAACTATCAGCattacaaaaagaagaaagtatTCATTTATGAGGAATCAAGGACAGAGCTCAATGTTTCTTTAAGTGTTGTTTATGGATCTCACCAGAGAAAATTTCAATGTAATATATTTGCTATGGTCTTTGTAAAGAGGTGAGCAGAAGTGGACAGAGCTACTCAAGACATCAACAATGCTTTTGCCTATCAATTCTCATGGGACCTCTCGTCCTCGCCTTCATTGTATAGTTTCTACTAGAGTCAAAAAGTTGAAAGTTCACGTGAAGATTGCTTTTTTACCTGCAGATGCATGTGTTATGACAGAAAAAGACAAGAAAGCTTCCTCTATTTTGCTTTGGTTACAAGAACAAGAATGTGTTCATAAGTCAAACAATGATTGACACTTGAAgaacttttgtttttgtcaaacTAGTAGTTAGAATCTTTTCctactctcttctctttctcactACGCTAGCCTTTTAAATTTGTCTCTGtctatgtatattatttattttcaaaagtaaaaattaCTTATTTCCATTTCTTCTTTTAGATTTAGTTACATCTAGGCATTATATTggtgttttctttctttctttttgaatttgattattcTGTTCATACTTGTTTTTCTTGGCTTTTAATTTACTTCTACAAGAGAAATAAAGAGTTAAAGGTCTTTTAAGTTATTGTTATGAGTCGTTAACATATGGATAAAGATCAACtttcatatattaaaactaagTCAAATCaaattgtaaataattaaaccaaaaaggaGGTTAATTAGTCAAACTTAGCATGCAATGTTGGGTACCAAACCTTAACTTTTGTCGCttttaatcttcttttaaaTCTCGAGATTTAGCTAGTAACAACTCCACTTCTTACTTCTTCTTCAAGGTCTTTTACTATAAATACCTCATTCCTCTCCCCTTACTTCATATATATCCCTCCTCATCACAAAGCCTTTCtcctttcttcatcttcttgttaAAAGTAATGGCAAGACTCAGTACCTTTCTCCTTGTTATTTATCTCCTTTGCTTTCTCCCTCTCTGTCTCTGCCACAAAGAGCTCTGGAGGCAAACTCTCCCCATATTACTATGCACATTCATGCCCACAAGCCGGGGAGATCGTGAGATCAGTTGTAGCTAAAGCTGTTGCTAGAGAGACCCGCATGGCTGCTTCCTTGATAAGACTTCATTTCCACGACTGTTTCGTTAAGGTTTGGTTAATTTCTTCTAACgtgtaactcttttttttttgtttattacgTATTGAGCAAGGTAACTGTGAAATGTAGGGTTGTGATGGCTCTTTGCTTCTAGACAGCAGTGGGAGGATAGCGAGTGAGAAAAACTCAAACCCTAACAGAAAATCAGCTCGTGGATTTGACGTAGTTGACCAGATCAAAGCTCAGCTTGAGAAAGAATGCCCTGGAACTGTCTCTTGCGCTGATGCTCTTACCCTAGCCGCTAGAGACTCCTCTGTTCTCGTAAGTCTCCTCCACAACCTCTCTTGTCTTGATAACAATAATGAAAAAATCATCTGTTTTGGTTCTTGGTTTTAGACTGGTGGACCAAGCTGGATGGTTCcattaggaagaagagattcaagAAGTGCAAGCTTGAGTGGCTCCAACAACAACATCCCTGCGCCAAACAATACTTTCCAGACAATCCTCAAAAAGTTCAAACGTCAAGGACTCGATGTCACCGACCTTGTCGCTCTCTCCGGTAAGCTTTCCACACTCTGTACAGAGTTACTTCACATGCACgtaacaatacaaaaaaaaaaataactattacCTACCTTGCTTAACTCTTTCTCAGGGAGTCACACCATAGGATTCTCGAGATGCACGAGTTTCAGACAGAGGCTATACAACCAGTCTGGAAACGGTCGTCCGGACATGACACTGGAACAATCCTTCGCCGCTAACTTGCGCCAAAGGTGTCCAAGATCAGGAGGAGACCAGAATCTCTCGGTGTTGGACAAGGTCAGCCCGGCGAAGTTCGACAACAGCTACTTCAAGAATTTGGTAGAGAACATGGGTTTGCTGAGCTCGGACCAGGTTCTGTTCAGCAGCAACGATAAATCAAGAGAGCTTGTAAAGAAGTACGCAGAGGATCAAGGAGAGTTTTTTCAAGCAGTTTGCGGAGTCAATGATCAAGATGGGAAACATCTCTCCCTTGACGGGTTCGAGTGGAGAATCAGGAAGAACTGCAGGAAGATAAATTCTTGAGTTCGTTATATGAGGAAAttgaaatgaataaaaaaaatattttgtgggGAAAGAAATGTATGAATGACAGTTTGCTTTAATTTGTTTGTgatatgttgtatttttaattttccatTTGAAGTTTTATGTTGTGTTATTTCTGATTTTGCTAAGAGAATAGTGAAATATATTCCTATTATTTTATCGTTGATTTATTGTTCTATTACATCCTTCATTCAACAAATGATAATTCTACTTTTTATCATGATTTACTTGCATCACTTATTAATCCACAtctaacaattttattttcatcatattaaaatgttgtataaattatttattaatcgTTATAGTTGATAATGAATCACATTTTAAATCTCATACTCcaattttatgttatataaaaattaataaatcttcAATTAAACTAATGAACTAACTTGGTTTCtaccataaatattttagaataattCCTGTTATTTATGTTAAACTGCTGTTTTGGGCCTAGGGCCTAAATAATCCTAACACTCTCTATAATATCAAAATACAAAGAGGCCCATAACGGCCCATTTATATGACTTTCGGTCCGTTAGGGTTTATGCTCTCTTGCTCACTTCATCAGTCTGACATGAATTCTCCAGCctgctagagagagagagaagaaactaAACTATGAGGAACCTACGAGTCATCTCCTCTCATCTCTCACGAGGTTTGAGATCCATCCAGTCAAACCCGATCCAATCTCGTCGTGGATACTCATCTCAATCGGAAAACGTCTCCAAAATCGTAACGGAGCTCTCCAACCTCACGCTCCTGGAAACGATGGACCTCACCGAGCTCCTCAGGAAGAAGCTAGGAGTCACCGACATGCCCGTGATGGCGGCGATGATGCCGGGATGTCGATTCCGGGatctggaggaggaggcggtCCCGGAGCCGCGGCGGCCGGGAAGGGGGAGGAGAAGAAGGCGGAGGCGAAGACGGCGTTCGATGTGATGCTACAAGGGTTCGAGTCGGCGTCGAAGATAAAGGTGATCAAGGAGGTGAGGGCGGTTACGGATTTGGGGTTGAAGGAAGCTAAGGACTTGGTGGAGAAGGCGCCGACTTTGTTGAAGAAAGGAGTTAGTAAGGAGGAAGCTGAGAAGATCATTGAGAAGTTGAAGGCTGTTGGTGCTAAAGTTGATATGGAGTGACCTTTTTTTAGGTACTCTTCTAAGCTCTGATTGTGAGCTGTGTTGTGTATGAGATTTTGTTGTAGCTATTTAAATCTTGGAATTGATGAGGAACAGTATGTTTGATTCTGGGTTTGCTTAAAGCTGTCTGCTTTTTTATTATGGAACGTTAGCTCTTGTGAGCAGTGTTGTGTATTGAGTTTATAGTAGCTAAAAAGTCTTGGAATTTATAAGGAACAGCATAAAGTTGTTTGCTTTTCTTCTACTAAAGCGTTAGCTCTGACTGTGAGCAGTGTGAGGCTCGCTTGTTGCATTGTAGCAGCTATTAAGTCTTGGAATTGGAATGGAACAGTATGCTGATTCTATTGTGAGCAGTGTTGTGGATAGAGCTTGTTGCATTGTAGTATATATGAGGTCTTGGAATTCATGATGAACAGTATGTCTTATTTTTGTATGGAACTTTGGTTCTGGGATTTATATTGAGGTTCATGAGGAGGGGCTTTTGAAGTTTCTTCTGCTCGCTCAAGCATTAGGTTTTGTATTTACCTCTCTGTGCTCTTGTCACAGTGTACACAGACCGTAGACGTTGTTGGATATTGAAGTAAATCTTGAGGAACAGCGATTAGAATTAGCCTTTGTAGTCTATTGGTGTAGTACTCTAAAATGTTAGTAGATTTGTATAGGGACGACTGGAATTAAATATTAGGGCATCTGTATGTTTGATTCTGTTGCACCAGTATAGTCTTTAAGTCACATGCTAAAGGTTGAAATTTTGGCTGCAGGTGTTATTATAAATGGAGCAAGGAACAGATGAAGCTAATGCTGAGTAGTCCTTCAAGTGTTTATTACGAATGTAACGTGTCATGGAGTGTCTATCATCAGCCTTTCACTTTAGATAACACATTTTAGCTTCAATTGATTAATACATGGGAGCAAAAGTGTCTCTTCTTTTGGATCAGTCATTGTCTCAGTTCTTGGTGATGATCTCTTATCAACAGAAGATTCAGtccatttctttttttacttGATAATAAATCTATGTTATTTGATGACTCTATAGTTTCTGCACAATCTTTTAGTGTGATTAAAAGGCTGAGAGAAACTCTTCTTGTTTTGAAGATTGAAACAGGTCAATAACTCGAGTTGAGATCATACAATTTAGTTACTAATTACAATATCAAAGTACACATCACAGTGATCACATAGAGATGTTATACTTTGTCATCATGGTAGCGCCACCTCGTTTCTTTTGGGATCTTCCATTTTTGCAATTTTTCAAATAGTGGTCGTTGTCTTTCGGTTTTTGCTGCAAGGATGAgtacaagagaagaagaagaagaaacatcaTAAGAAGAGTGTACAGTGACAGCCTTTGAAAAAAAGAGGAAATAGCACAAACACACAACAAACCTTCACAGCTGAGCTTGAGAGCATTGAGAGAATGCTAAGACAGATTGAACTTAGTCTCATTGCAGGCGACCATGAACCATACAAAATATCTGCATCAGCAAAATATACACAGAAGCTCTTGTTATCAGACTCTGAAACACAGGAGTGAATCATTGTGTTTGTTTCTTACCCAAGCAAATGTGACCGTTGCTGTAAACATGAGGATGGAGTGGAGCTGGATGCTGAAAGATAACCTGTGGAGCTTACATAGGATAATGCTCAGGAAATTCCACCAGAAGTTGGTAAGTTTCATTGGCATAAAGAGTTCCTGGAGCTCCCTTCACTTCAATAGTCCATCTTTTACACGAAAGTTTACAATATCACATcattaattttttgatattaaggaAAAGACATAAAACTGGGTATATAAAGCTGTATATACCTTTGGAGATTATCAGAGACTCTGTGCTTGAAACCAGAAGGAGGGTTAGTCTGCCACTCCATGAACTCTTTCTGAGCTCTATTGGCGGCAATTTTGGTCAGGCcctaacaaaaagaaaaaaaacagagatgatCAAGGCAAAGAAGATATAACAAAAGGCTTATTGTTAATACAATTAAAGAATCAATCAACCAACCTTGCGAGTTGATTCGGATGAAGTTGTCATTTGTGTTTAAAAAAGTTACTACAATGAGTGTGAGAGAGAagattgtgtgtgtgtgtgtgttgtttgTCTCCTTAGCCATATCCTTGAGCTTTTTATAGTGTATTATCATCTTCATCTTGTGTTTAAAGCATAGCATCTATGTCCAGTCATCAAACCCCAAGTCGTTTATCATGTCTTTCCACTGGTGCTGGAGAACCGAATCTTTACACGCTTTTTGCTACTCTCGCGATCACGATCAGTTTGGAATATAATCATTAAACATTCCAAAAATCTACTTTCGGAAAAGCCTTTATTTCCTAAACTAGAGAGACCTTTTGTTCCGGTTTAACTCCATTTCCAATTTTAACTGGTTTAATAAGGTTTTTATGTGAGAGATTCTTGAAGATACAGTAGTTGCTATTATAAATAGATGGTAGATTCTTCTCTTTCTGAGTTTTCAGTCTAAGTACACTGCAAACTTGTAATACACGTAAGCTCCACAGGTTTTTATTCTTTCTTATCCCATGTTTAATAAGATATTAAAGACAGTGACAACAACATGGAAGAAGCATATTACTTTAGTGAAGTGACTTTTTAATCAACACTTGCTTATACTGTTCCTTTGCATCGATCATACTTGCTCAAACTTGTCCTTCATCATATTCcccattttcttctttttgaagAATCATCTCTCATCCCCACCTTGCATTCGTTTAAAGAAGAATGTCAATGATTCCCCAAACTAAAGATGATAGATTCCTCCTCATAGACTGATAGTGCTTTCAATAATTTCATAAAGCATAATCTTTTTTCACCTTAGGGAGAGAAGAAAGAGTGAGGGAGAACTTTGTATGGATTGAGAATCCCCTTAGGGTCCAGCAACTTTTTGAGGGATACCATTAATGCACCTGCAAATAGAGTGACAAGAATGACCCCATAAGCTCTATAGATATGTTAGTTCGATTCGTTGTTTTGTTTGTTATGCTCACGGTTTCTGGTGATTTGCTGTAGAAGATTTCATTAGCTTTCATTACACCTAATCCATGTTCTGCACTGATGCTTCCACGGTGCTTTGATGTCCACTCATAAACATAAGGTTCTATCAAACCTAAAAGCTGCAAAGAAAAGAGTGAAGGACATTCATTACTTTGGACATCTTCAAGTGTTCACGTCGATATATTGATTTACCTTATCGTTATATTCCGCGGCTGAGATGTTTAAATGAAGATTACCGTCTCCAAGATGACCATATCCCATGACATTCGCTAAGCCATCTGAAACATGGACTTACATGGTTTGAATGCAGTTAACAATTGAAATAACACTGGAATATGAATATTTCTTACCTAGTCTCCCTCTAAGGTCGTTGACAATATTGTAAATCTCTTCAACAGGTAAGGATAAGTCATACTTGTAACAAGCTCCTGCTTTCTGTAACGCCTCTGTTATACCCTGCAaggtataaaatatatttccttaaaatCAAGGTTTCTCTGAAGGCGATATAATACTAAGTGTGTACCTCTCGTATGCGCCAAAAAGAAGATGCTTGGTTTATGTCTTGAGCTATTACACCATCAGAGACTAAACCTTGTTCCAGTGACTTTAAAAGGAACGCTTCAAGCTTCTCCCTGCATTAGTTTTTTGAATCAG
This Raphanus sativus cultivar WK10039 unplaced genomic scaffold, ASM80110v3 Scaffold2415, whole genome shotgun sequence DNA region includes the following protein-coding sequences:
- the LOC130505605 gene encoding LOW QUALITY PROTEIN: uncharacterized protein LOC130505605 (The sequence of the model RefSeq protein was modified relative to this genomic sequence to represent the inferred CDS: inserted 1 base in 1 codon), coding for MRNLRVISSHLSRGLRSIQSNPIQSRRGYSSQSENVSKIVTELSNLTLLETMDLTELLRKKLGVTDMPVMAAMMPGXSIPGSGGGGGPGAAAAGKGEEKKAEAKTAFDVMLQGFESASKIKVIKEVRAVTDLGLKEAKDLVEKAPTLLKKGVSKEEAEKIIEKLKAVGAKVDME